In a single window of the Bacillus mycoides genome:
- the secA gene encoding preprotein translocase subunit SecA encodes MIGILKKVFDVNQRQIKRMQKTVEQIDALESSIKPLTDEQLKGKTIEFKERLTKGETVDDLLPEAFAVVREAANRVLGMRPYGVQLMGGIALHEGNISEMKTGEGKTLTSTLPVYLNALTGKGVHVVTVNEYLAQRDASEMGQLHEFLGLTVGINLNSMSREEKQAAYAADITYSTNNELGFDYLRDNMVLYREQCVQRPLNFAIIDEVDSILVDEARTPLIISGQAQKSAELYMFANAFVRTLENEKEYSFDVKTKNVMLTEDGITKAEKAFHIDNLFDLKHVALLHHINQALRAHVVMHLDTDYVVQEGEIVIVDQFTGRLMKGRRYSEGLHQAIEAKEGVEIQNESMTLATITFQNYFRMYEKLSGMTGTAKTEEEEFRSIYNMNVIVIPTNKDIIRDDRADLIFKSMEGKFNAVVEDIVNRHKQGQPILVGTVAIETSELISKMLTRKGVRHNILNAKNHAREADIIAEAGMKGAVTIATNMAGRGTDIKLGEDIRNVGLAVIGTERHESRRIDNQLRGRSGRQGDPGVTQFYLSMEDELMRRFGSDNMKAMMDRLGMDDSQPIESKMVSRAVESAQKRVEGNNYDARKQLLQYDDVLRQQREVIYKQRQEVMDSENLRSIIEGMMKSTIERAVALHTQEEIEEDWSIKGLVDYLNTNLLEEGDVKEEELRRLAPEEMSESIIAKLLERYNEREKLLPEEQTREFEKVVVFRVVDTKWTDHIDAMDHLREGIHLRAYGQIDPLREYQMEGFAMFESMIASIEEEISRYIMKAEIEQNLERQEVVQGEAVHPSSDGEDAKKKPVVKGDQMGRNDLCKCGSGKKYKNCCGIGQ; translated from the coding sequence ATGATCGGTATTTTAAAAAAGGTATTTGATGTCAACCAACGCCAAATTAAACGTATGCAGAAGACAGTGGAGCAAATTGATGCATTAGAATCATCTATTAAGCCGCTAACTGATGAACAATTAAAAGGAAAAACGATTGAATTTAAAGAACGTCTAACAAAAGGTGAGACAGTAGATGATCTACTTCCTGAAGCTTTTGCGGTTGTTCGTGAAGCAGCGAATCGTGTTCTTGGAATGCGTCCATATGGCGTACAGCTAATGGGTGGTATCGCCTTACATGAAGGAAATATCTCTGAGATGAAAACAGGTGAAGGTAAAACGTTAACATCTACTTTACCTGTATATTTAAACGCATTAACAGGAAAAGGTGTTCACGTTGTTACAGTCAATGAATACTTAGCGCAACGTGATGCGAGCGAAATGGGACAACTTCATGAGTTCCTTGGCCTAACTGTAGGGATTAACTTAAATAGTATGTCACGTGAAGAGAAACAAGCTGCTTATGCTGCTGATATTACGTATAGCACAAATAACGAGCTTGGGTTCGATTACTTACGTGACAACATGGTGTTATATAGAGAGCAGTGCGTTCAGCGTCCACTTAATTTTGCTATCATCGATGAAGTCGATTCTATTTTAGTTGATGAAGCACGTACGCCGCTTATTATTTCGGGACAAGCTCAAAAATCAGCAGAGCTATACATGTTTGCAAATGCATTCGTTCGTACATTAGAAAATGAAAAAGAATATTCATTTGATGTGAAAACGAAAAATGTAATGTTAACAGAAGATGGTATTACGAAAGCTGAGAAAGCTTTCCATATCGATAACTTATTCGATTTAAAACATGTAGCACTTCTTCACCATATTAATCAGGCGCTTCGTGCACACGTTGTTATGCACCTTGATACAGATTATGTTGTACAAGAAGGCGAAATCGTAATCGTAGACCAATTCACTGGCCGTCTTATGAAAGGTCGTCGTTATAGCGAAGGTTTACATCAAGCTATTGAAGCAAAAGAAGGCGTAGAAATTCAAAATGAAAGTATGACGCTTGCAACAATTACGTTCCAAAACTACTTCCGTATGTACGAAAAATTATCTGGTATGACTGGTACAGCGAAAACGGAAGAAGAAGAATTCCGTAGTATTTACAATATGAATGTTATCGTAATTCCAACGAATAAAGATATTATTCGTGATGATCGTGCTGATTTAATCTTCAAATCAATGGAAGGTAAATTCAATGCAGTTGTTGAGGATATTGTAAATCGTCATAAGCAAGGGCAACCTATTCTTGTTGGTACAGTTGCAATTGAAACGTCAGAGCTTATTTCAAAAATGTTAACACGTAAAGGTGTACGTCATAATATCTTAAATGCAAAAAACCATGCGCGTGAAGCAGATATCATTGCAGAAGCTGGTATGAAAGGCGCTGTAACAATTGCGACGAATATGGCTGGTCGTGGTACGGATATTAAGTTAGGCGAGGATATTAGAAACGTCGGTCTAGCAGTTATCGGTACAGAGCGTCACGAAAGCCGTCGTATTGATAATCAGTTACGTGGTCGTTCTGGTCGTCAAGGGGACCCTGGTGTAACACAGTTCTACTTATCAATGGAAGATGAACTAATGCGCCGCTTCGGTTCTGACAATATGAAAGCGATGATGGATCGTCTTGGTATGGATGATTCACAGCCAATCGAAAGTAAAATGGTTTCTCGTGCTGTAGAATCTGCACAAAAACGTGTGGAAGGAAATAACTATGATGCACGTAAGCAGCTATTGCAATACGACGATGTACTTCGTCAACAACGTGAAGTAATTTATAAACAGCGTCAAGAAGTAATGGATTCAGAGAACTTACGCAGTATTATTGAAGGTATGATGAAATCTACGATAGAACGTGCTGTTGCACTTCATACGCAAGAAGAAATCGAAGAAGATTGGAGCATTAAAGGTCTTGTCGATTACTTAAATACAAACCTTCTTGAAGAAGGAGATGTAAAAGAAGAAGAGTTACGTCGCCTTGCTCCAGAAGAAATGAGCGAATCAATTATCGCGAAATTATTAGAGCGTTATAACGAAAGAGAGAAGCTTCTACCTGAAGAGCAGACGCGTGAATTCGAAAAGGTTGTTGTATTCCGTGTTGTAGATACGAAATGGACAGATCATATCGATGCAATGGATCACCTTCGTGAAGGTATTCATTTACGTGCTTACGGACAAATCGATCCACTTCGTGAATACCAAATGGAAGGGTTCGCAATGTTCGAGTCGATGATCGCTTCTATTGAAGAGGAAATCTCTCGTTACATTATGAAAGCTGAAATTGAGCAAAACTTAGAGCGTCAAGAAGTTGTTCAAGGTGAAGCTGTTCATCCATCAAGCGATGGCGAAGACGCGAAGAAAAAACCGGTTGTAAAAGGTGACCAAATGGGACGCAACGATTTATGTAAATGTGGTAGTGGCAAGAAATATAAAAACTGTTGTGGCATTGGGCAGTAA
- the prfB gene encoding peptide chain release factor 2 (programmed frameshift), whose translation MELVEIRQELEKMAKRLAAFRGSLDLPTKEKQIAELEETMMGAGFWDDQQGAQAVINEANALKDMVGRFRQLDETFENLEMTHDLLKEEYDEDLHEELESEVKTLIQEMNEYELQLLLSDPYDKNNAILELHPGAGGTESQDWGSMLLRMYTRWAEKRRFKVETVDYLPGDEAGIKSVTLLIKGHNAYGYLKAEKGVHRLVRISPFDSSGRRHTSFVSCEVVPEFNDEVEIEVRTEDLKIDTYRASGAGGQHVNTTDSAVRITHLPTNTVVTCQSERSQIKNREHAMKMLKAKLYQKKLEEQQAQLDEIRGEQKEIGWGSQIRSYVFHPYSLVKDHRTNTEVGNVQAVMDGEINPFIDAYLRSRI comes from the exons ATGGAATTAGTAGAAATTAGGCAAGAATTAGAAAAAATGGCTAAGAGATTAGCGGCTTTTAGGGGGTCTCTT GACCTTCCTACTAAGGAAAAACAAATTGCAGAATTAGAAGAAACGATGATGGGCGCAGGATTTTGGGATGACCAACAAGGCGCACAAGCTGTAATTAATGAAGCGAATGCGCTGAAAGATATGGTTGGAAGGTTCCGTCAGTTAGATGAGACGTTCGAAAACTTAGAAATGACGCATGACTTACTTAAAGAAGAGTATGATGAAGATTTACATGAGGAACTAGAATCTGAAGTGAAAACTTTAATTCAAGAAATGAATGAGTACGAGCTGCAGTTACTATTAAGCGATCCTTATGATAAAAATAACGCTATTTTAGAATTACACCCAGGTGCAGGTGGAACAGAGTCACAAGACTGGGGTTCTATGTTATTACGTATGTACACGCGCTGGGCTGAAAAACGTAGGTTTAAAGTAGAAACGGTTGACTACTTACCGGGCGATGAAGCTGGTATTAAGAGTGTTACATTATTAATTAAAGGTCATAACGCTTACGGTTACTTGAAAGCGGAGAAAGGTGTACATCGTCTTGTACGTATTTCACCGTTCGATTCTTCAGGTCGTCGTCATACATCGTTCGTATCTTGTGAAGTTGTACCTGAATTCAATGATGAAGTTGAAATTGAAGTGCGTACAGAAGATTTGAAAATAGATACGTATCGTGCAAGTGGTGCAGGTGGACAGCACGTTAATACGACAGATTCAGCAGTTCGTATAACTCATCTACCGACAAACACGGTTGTAACATGTCAGTCAGAGCGTTCTCAAATTAAAAACCGTGAGCATGCGATGAAAATGCTAAAAGCGAAATTATATCAAAAGAAATTAGAAGAACAACAAGCACAATTAGATGAGATTCGCGGAGAGCAAAAAGAAATTGGATGGGGCAGCCAAATCCGTTCTTACGTATTCCACCCGTATTCTCTTGTGAAAGACCATCGTACAAATACAGAAGTTGGTAACGTACAAGCAGTTATGGATGGAGAAATTAATCCGTTTATTGATGCGTATTTACGTTCTCGTATTTAA
- the cccB gene encoding cytochrome c551, which produces MKKKLLAITLGTSVVFALGACGNKEESKPSKQSASTDSAEQIYQKSCIGCHAKDLSGATGPDLRKVGQKYDAAEIEKIIEKGRGSMSPGIIQGEDAKKVAEWLAEHK; this is translated from the coding sequence GTGAAAAAGAAATTGTTGGCTATTACGCTGGGGACGTCAGTCGTTTTTGCTTTAGGAGCATGTGGAAATAAAGAAGAGAGTAAACCATCAAAACAATCTGCAAGCACAGATAGCGCAGAGCAAATTTACCAAAAAAGTTGTATAGGTTGTCATGCTAAAGATTTATCAGGAGCAACTGGACCAGATTTACGAAAAGTAGGACAGAAATATGACGCAGCAGAGATTGAAAAGATTATTGAAAAAGGCCGCGGTTCAATGTCACCAGGAATTATTCAAGGTGAAGATGCGAAAAAAGTAGCTGAATGGTTAGCGGAGCATAAATAA
- the ftsE gene encoding cell division ATP-binding protein FtsE, which translates to MKAIAGLTVNIKQGEFVYVVGPSGAGKSTFIKMMYREEKPSTGSINVNGLVIETLAERDVPYFRRQLGVIFQDFKLLPKLTVYENVAFALEVIEEEKEAIRERVTEVLGLVGLEERADALPNELSGGEQQRVAIARAIVNKPKVVIADEPTGNLDIETALDIMKIFKRINERGTTIVMATHNADIVNTIRHRVIAIEGGKIVRDEIEGGYGYEG; encoded by the coding sequence ATGAAAGCCATTGCTGGTCTCACAGTTAACATTAAACAAGGTGAATTCGTATACGTAGTTGGACCGAGTGGAGCCGGAAAATCTACATTTATTAAAATGATGTATCGTGAAGAGAAGCCATCTACAGGATCAATTAATGTAAATGGACTTGTAATTGAAACATTAGCAGAAAGAGATGTTCCATATTTCCGTCGTCAATTAGGCGTGATTTTCCAAGATTTTAAATTGCTACCTAAATTAACGGTATATGAGAATGTTGCGTTTGCTTTAGAAGTAATTGAAGAAGAGAAGGAAGCGATTCGTGAGCGCGTTACAGAAGTGTTAGGTCTTGTTGGTCTTGAAGAGCGTGCCGATGCACTTCCAAATGAGCTTTCGGGCGGAGAGCAACAACGTGTGGCGATTGCAAGAGCGATTGTAAATAAGCCAAAGGTTGTAATTGCCGATGAGCCAACTGGTAACTTAGATATTGAAACAGCTCTTGATATTATGAAGATTTTTAAACGTATTAATGAGCGTGGTACAACGATTGTTATGGCGACACATAACGCAGATATCGTAAATACAATTCGTCATCGTGTAATTGCAATTGAAGGCGGAAAAATTGTTCGAGACGAGATTGAGGGAGGATACGGATATGAAGGCTAA
- the ftsX gene encoding permease-like cell division protein FtsX: MKAKTLSRHLREGVKNLSRNGWMTFASVSAVTVTLLLVGVFLTAIMNMNHFATKVEQDVEIRVHVDPAAKEADQKKLEEDMSKIAKVDSIKYSSKEEELKRLIKSLGDSGKTFELFEQDNPLKNVFVVKAKEPTDTATIAKKIEKMQFVSNVQYGKGQVEKLFDTVKTGRNIGIALIAGLLFTAMFLISNTIKITIYARSTEIEIMKLVGATNWFIRWPFLLEGLFLGVLGSIIPIGLILVMYNSLQGVFNEKLGGTIFELLPYNPFVFQLAGLLMLIGALIGMWGSVMSIRRFLKV, from the coding sequence ATGAAGGCTAAAACCCTTAGTCGACATTTGCGAGAAGGTGTGAAAAATCTATCCCGTAACGGATGGATGACATTTGCTTCTGTAAGTGCAGTAACAGTTACATTATTACTTGTAGGTGTCTTTTTGACAGCGATTATGAATATGAACCATTTTGCGACGAAAGTAGAGCAAGATGTAGAAATTCGTGTGCATGTTGATCCAGCAGCAAAAGAAGCTGATCAAAAGAAATTAGAAGAAGATATGAGTAAAATTGCGAAAGTAGATTCTATTAAATATTCTTCTAAAGAAGAAGAGTTGAAACGTTTAATTAAAAGCTTAGGCGATAGTGGAAAAACGTTCGAGTTATTTGAGCAAGATAACCCACTGAAAAACGTATTTGTTGTAAAGGCGAAAGAACCAACAGATACGGCAACAATTGCGAAAAAGATTGAGAAAATGCAGTTTGTAAGTAATGTTCAATACGGTAAAGGTCAAGTTGAAAAATTATTTGATACTGTAAAAACTGGTCGTAACATCGGGATTGCGTTAATTGCGGGTCTTCTATTCACAGCGATGTTCTTAATCTCTAACACAATTAAAATTACAATTTATGCTCGTAGTACTGAGATTGAAATTATGAAACTTGTTGGTGCAACAAACTGGTTTATTCGTTGGCCGTTCTTGTTAGAGGGATTATTCCTAGGAGTATTAGGATCAATTATTCCAATTGGCCTAATTTTAGTTATGTATAATTCGTTGCAAGGTGTGTTTAATGAAAAACTTGGCGGAACAATTTTCGAGCTTCTACCATACAACCCATTCGTATTCCAATTAGCTGGTTTATTAATGTTAATCGGTGCATTAATCGGTATGTGGGGAAGTGTAATGTCAATTCGTCGCTTCTTAAAAGTATAA
- a CDS encoding S41 family peptidase, whose protein sequence is MPFATPPVCSGKGNSALKRRVAIIGMVVAFLIGAGGMFGGMYWFGINPAYVTQTVSNGNAGTAQGNLVKINEAYALIDSRYVEDVKDDKLVEGAIQGMLSTLKDPYSTYMDKETAKQFSQSLDPELEGIGAEVNKTDGKLIIVSPIKGSPAEKIGIKPNDQILSVDGNSVKDLSREEAVLKIRGKKGTTVAIEIKRAGVADPIEFKIKREKIPIFTVFSSVKQDSGKDIGYMQITSFAENTAKEFKDQLKELEKKNIKGLVIDVRGNPGGYLNSVEDILGDIMTDKKPMLQVEQRNGEKKKFSTELKERKSYPISVLIDNGSASASEILAGALKEGEGYDLIGEKTFGKGTVQQAVPFKDGSNIKLTMFKWLTPDGNWIHKKGIAPTVEVKQPDYYHATPIQIEKTLSYNSNDVQVKHAQEMLKSLGYVPGREDGYFSKETESALKAFQNANEMEATGQLDKKTAEAIQTKIIEKIRSGENDLQLQTALKLIAK, encoded by the coding sequence ATGCCTTTTGCTACACCACCTGTGTGTTCTGGAAAGGGGAATTCCGCATTGAAACGTAGAGTTGCAATTATTGGAATGGTTGTTGCATTTTTAATTGGTGCTGGCGGGATGTTTGGTGGTATGTACTGGTTTGGGATAAACCCAGCGTATGTAACGCAAACAGTATCGAATGGTAATGCTGGCACAGCGCAAGGGAATTTGGTAAAGATTAATGAGGCGTATGCACTAATTGATTCACGTTATGTGGAAGACGTGAAAGACGACAAATTAGTCGAAGGTGCGATACAGGGAATGTTGTCTACGCTGAAGGACCCTTATTCCACGTATATGGATAAAGAAACGGCAAAACAGTTTAGTCAGTCATTGGATCCTGAACTTGAAGGGATTGGAGCTGAAGTGAACAAGACGGACGGTAAGCTTATTATCGTATCGCCAATTAAAGGTTCACCAGCAGAAAAGATAGGAATTAAACCGAATGACCAAATTTTATCTGTAGATGGAAATAGTGTGAAAGATTTATCACGTGAAGAAGCAGTATTAAAAATTCGTGGTAAAAAAGGAACGACTGTTGCAATTGAAATTAAGCGCGCAGGAGTGGCTGATCCGATAGAATTTAAAATTAAGCGTGAAAAGATTCCGATTTTCACTGTATTTAGTTCCGTAAAGCAAGATAGCGGAAAAGATATCGGTTATATGCAAATTACTTCTTTCGCTGAAAATACTGCGAAAGAATTTAAGGATCAGTTAAAAGAGCTAGAGAAGAAAAACATAAAGGGCTTAGTTATTGACGTGCGTGGTAATCCTGGCGGTTATTTAAATAGTGTAGAAGATATACTAGGAGACATCATGACAGATAAAAAGCCAATGCTACAAGTAGAACAGCGAAATGGTGAGAAGAAGAAATTCTCTACGGAACTGAAAGAGAGAAAGTCATATCCAATTTCAGTATTAATTGATAACGGAAGTGCTTCTGCTTCAGAGATTTTAGCTGGTGCGCTAAAAGAAGGAGAAGGATACGATTTAATTGGTGAAAAAACGTTTGGTAAAGGTACTGTTCAACAGGCTGTTCCATTTAAAGATGGCAGCAACATTAAATTAACAATGTTTAAATGGTTAACACCAGATGGCAATTGGATTCATAAAAAAGGAATCGCGCCAACTGTAGAAGTGAAGCAACCAGATTATTATCATGCGACACCAATTCAAATTGAAAAGACACTTTCATACAATTCAAATGATGTACAAGTAAAACACGCGCAAGAAATGCTTAAGAGCTTAGGATATGTACCAGGACGTGAAGATGGATACTTTAGCAAAGAGACAGAATCAGCACTAAAAGCATTCCAAAATGCGAATGAGATGGAAGCAACAGGACAACTTGATAAAAAGACAGCTGAAGCGATTCAAACTAAAATCATTGAAAAAATCCGTTCTGGAGAAAATGATTTACAATTACAGACGGCATTGAAATTAATAGCGAAATAA
- a CDS encoding PDZ domain-containing protein, which yields MEAWLFEILRAVGRFFLHPAVYVFLISSIFVGYLRILRERKDFSFKVYDIWFELRTTLFAGIGYGLIVSIITIGLGLVVSKASLWAILLWTLLFGLTAMYRYLSVAYTFGIAIALVLLSSKMPVSFLQLGEGEEGTIVSLAILLGVMLVVEGLLISKNAVRYSTPKINKGKRGLRIGLHESNRLWLVPVFILIPGDAVTGFISWWPVVSIGSTTYSLFLVPFLIGFMRKVRSYEPTEALLFTGRRVYGLAGLVLVLGIASYWWHVFAIIAMGVAMLGRFTISMQEKIADEKRPAYFAARNDGLVVLDTIPNTIGAEMNLKPGEVITKVNGIIPRSTEEFYDALQTKTTGAFCKLEVVDTNGELRLAQTALYAGGHHELGVVFVQQEHEWDSEAI from the coding sequence GTGGAGGCATGGCTTTTTGAAATACTACGAGCAGTTGGACGTTTTTTTTTACACCCTGCTGTCTATGTATTTTTAATTAGTAGTATCTTCGTTGGATACTTACGTATATTACGAGAACGAAAAGATTTTTCTTTTAAAGTATATGATATTTGGTTTGAACTACGAACAACTCTATTTGCAGGTATTGGGTACGGATTAATCGTATCTATTATTACGATTGGGCTTGGGCTTGTTGTTTCAAAAGCGAGTTTATGGGCAATTTTACTTTGGACGTTATTATTCGGATTAACTGCTATGTATCGATATTTATCTGTAGCTTATACTTTCGGAATCGCGATTGCACTCGTGTTGTTATCGTCTAAGATGCCAGTTTCCTTCTTACAGCTTGGAGAAGGTGAAGAGGGTACGATTGTATCCCTTGCTATTTTACTAGGCGTTATGCTCGTTGTAGAGGGTTTATTAATCTCTAAAAATGCAGTTCGTTATTCTACGCCGAAAATTAACAAAGGTAAGCGTGGGCTACGAATTGGACTACATGAATCCAATCGTTTATGGCTTGTACCAGTATTTATTCTTATACCAGGAGACGCGGTGACAGGATTTATTTCTTGGTGGCCTGTCGTTTCAATAGGTTCGACTACATACTCTTTATTCCTCGTTCCATTTTTAATTGGATTTATGAGAAAGGTTAGAAGTTATGAGCCGACGGAAGCTTTATTATTTACAGGAAGACGTGTCTATGGTTTAGCGGGGCTCGTACTCGTTTTAGGTATCGCAAGTTACTGGTGGCACGTATTCGCAATTATCGCGATGGGAGTCGCAATGCTTGGGCGCTTTACAATCTCGATGCAAGAGAAAATTGCAGACGAGAAAAGACCAGCATACTTTGCCGCACGTAATGATGGACTTGTTGTGTTAGATACAATTCCTAATACAATTGGGGCAGAGATGAATTTAAAGCCTGGAGAAGTTATTACGAAAGTAAATGGAATCATTCCAAGAAGTACCGAAGAGTTTTATGACGCGCTTCAAACGAAGACGACAGGAGCGTTTTGTAAATTAGAAGTAGTAGATACAAATGGTGAGCTTCGTCTTGCTCAAACGGCATTATACGCCGGGGGACATCATGAATTAGGTGTTGTATTTGTTCAGCAAGAGCACGAGTGGGATTCGGAAGCTATATAA
- a CDS encoding ABC transporter ATP-binding protein gives MLRKFFSYYKPYKGLFVLDFSCAVIAGLLELGFPLIVNQFIDKLLPGQNWTLILWACFGLFVVYVLNAGLQYVVTYWGHMLGVNIETDMRQKLFDHIQKLSFRFFDNNKTGHLISRLTNDLMEIGEIAHHGPEDLFIAIMTLVGAFSFMMMINWKLALLTFFVIPFLLWLALYFNKKMTGTFRRLFSDVADFNACIENNVGGIRVVQAFGNEKFEKEQFAVNNARFRTTKLMAYKIMALNSSISYMLMRLVTLFVLICGTWFVLQGELTYGGFIGFVLLTNIFFRPIEKINAVIESYPKGIAGFKRYVELLETEPDIVDSKDAIEVKHVHGDIQYNNITFGYENKEPILNDISLKIHAGETVAFVGPSGAGKTTLCSLLPRFYEQSSGSIQIDGIDTKEMTLSSLRKQIGIVQQDVFLFSGTIRENIAYGNLKASESEIWQAVKRAQLEDLIYSQPDGLDTVIGERGVKLSGGQKQRLAIARMFLKNPPILILDEATSALDTETELAIQKSLAELSVGRTTLVIAHRLATIKNADRIVVVNKDGIAEQGSHEELIKRGEGYSRLYEAQFSS, from the coding sequence ATGCTACGTAAATTTTTTTCTTACTATAAACCGTACAAAGGTTTATTCGTACTCGATTTTTCCTGTGCAGTTATCGCAGGTTTACTCGAACTTGGTTTCCCGCTTATCGTAAATCAATTTATTGATAAGTTATTACCAGGACAAAACTGGACGCTTATTTTATGGGCTTGTTTCGGTTTGTTCGTAGTTTATGTGTTAAATGCAGGTTTGCAATATGTCGTTACATATTGGGGACATATGCTTGGGGTTAACATTGAAACAGATATGAGGCAGAAATTGTTTGATCACATTCAAAAGCTATCATTCAGATTTTTTGATAATAATAAAACAGGTCATTTAATTTCACGTCTTACAAACGATTTAATGGAAATTGGGGAAATTGCTCACCATGGACCAGAAGATTTATTCATTGCCATTATGACTTTAGTTGGAGCATTTTCATTTATGATGATGATTAACTGGAAGTTAGCACTTCTAACATTCTTCGTAATCCCGTTCTTATTATGGTTGGCACTTTACTTCAATAAAAAAATGACAGGTACGTTTAGACGTTTATTCTCAGACGTTGCTGATTTCAATGCATGTATCGAGAACAATGTAGGCGGTATCCGCGTTGTACAAGCATTCGGAAATGAAAAGTTTGAGAAAGAGCAATTTGCTGTAAATAATGCTCGTTTCCGTACAACAAAATTAATGGCGTATAAAATTATGGCGTTAAATTCATCGATTAGTTATATGCTGATGCGTCTTGTAACACTCTTTGTATTAATATGTGGTACATGGTTTGTTCTGCAAGGTGAATTAACGTACGGTGGATTTATTGGATTCGTTTTATTAACGAATATTTTCTTCCGCCCAATTGAAAAAATTAATGCGGTTATTGAAAGTTATCCGAAAGGAATCGCTGGTTTTAAAAGATATGTAGAACTTCTGGAAACAGAGCCGGATATTGTAGATTCTAAAGATGCAATAGAAGTTAAACATGTACACGGCGATATTCAATACAATAACATCACGTTCGGATATGAAAATAAAGAGCCGATTTTAAACGATATTAGTTTGAAAATACATGCAGGTGAAACAGTTGCTTTCGTTGGACCATCAGGGGCAGGGAAAACAACACTATGTAGTTTATTACCTCGTTTTTATGAACAATCATCTGGATCAATTCAAATTGATGGCATTGACACCAAAGAGATGACGTTATCGTCACTTCGTAAGCAAATCGGAATTGTACAGCAAGATGTTTTCTTATTCTCAGGAACAATTCGTGAAAATATCGCTTACGGAAACTTAAAAGCTTCAGAATCTGAAATTTGGCAGGCGGTAAAACGTGCTCAGCTAGAGGACTTAATTTACTCGCAACCAGACGGTTTAGATACAGTTATTGGTGAGCGTGGTGTGAAACTTTCAGGAGGACAAAAGCAGCGCTTAGCAATTGCCCGTATGTTCTTGAAGAACCCGCCAATTTTAATTTTAGATGAAGCAACTTCTGCGCTAGATACAGAGACAGAACTTGCTATCCAAAAATCACTTGCAGAACTATCTGTTGGCCGTACAACATTAGTTATCGCTCACAGGCTTGCAACTATTAAAAATGCAGATCGCATCGTCGTTGTAAATAAAGACGGTATTGCAGAACAAGGTTCACATGAGGAACTAATCAAACGAGGCGAGGGTTACAGCCGATTGTATGAGGCGCAGTTTAGTTCGTAA
- a CDS encoding heavy metal-binding domain-containing protein, whose product MIVTTTSTIQGKEIIEYIDIVNGEAIMGANIVRDLFASVRDVVGGRAGAYESKLKEARDIAMEEMKTLARQKNANAIVGIDVDYEVVREGMLMVAVSGTAVRI is encoded by the coding sequence ATGATTGTAACAACAACTTCTACAATTCAAGGGAAAGAAATTATTGAGTATATCGATATCGTTAATGGCGAAGCAATCATGGGTGCGAATATCGTGCGTGACCTTTTCGCTTCTGTCCGTGACGTTGTCGGTGGTCGCGCAGGCGCCTACGAAAGCAAATTAAAAGAAGCGCGCGACATTGCAATGGAAGAGATGAAAACTCTCGCAAGACAAAAAAATGCGAACGCCATTGTTGGTATCGACGTGGACTACGAAGTAGTTCGCGAAGGAATGCTAATGGTTGCGGTAAGTGGGACTGCTGTCCGTATATAA